A segment of the Streptomyces sp. NBC_01235 genome:
TCGGCACGAAGAAGCAGGCGCAGGAGGCCATCGCCGAGCAGGCCACCCGCGTCGGCATGCCCTACGTCAACCAGCGCTGGCTGGGCGGCATGCTCACCAACTTCTCGACCGTCTACAAGCGTCTGCAGCGCCTCAAGGAGCTCGAGCTCATCGACTTCGAGGACGTCGCCGCTTCGGGTCTGACCAAGAAGGAGCTCCTGGTCCTCTCGCGTGAGAAGGCCAAGCTCGAGAAGACCCTCGGTGGTATCCGCGAGATGTCCAAGGTGCCCAGCGCCGTCTGGATCGTGGACACCAAGAAGGAGCACATCGCGGTCGGCGAGGCCCGGAAGCTCAACATCCCGGTCGTCGCCATCCTCGACACCAACTGCGACCCCGACGAGGTCGACTACAAGATCCCGGGCAACGACGACGCGATCCGCTCCGTCACCCTGCTCACCCGCGTGATCGCCGACGCCGTCGCCGAGGGCCTCATCTCCCGTTCCCGTGTCGCCACCGGCGACAAGGGCGACAAGGCCGCCGGCGAGCCGCTGGCCGCGTGGGAGCGCGACCTGCTCGAGGGCGAGAAGAAGGCGGACTCCGACGAGGCCGCCGAGAAGCCGGCCGAGGCCGCTGCCGAGGCCCCGGCCGTCGAGGCCGAGGCTCCGGCCGTCGAGGCTGAGGCTCCGGCCGCCGAGGCCCCCGTCGCCGAGGCGCCCGCCGCCGAGGCCGCCCCCGTCGAGGCTCCGGCCGCCGAGGGCGAGCAGGCCTGAGTCAGGCCGTAGGCCGTGCGGTCGCCGTCGCGTCCGTACGGCCGTAGGGACGAAGTGACGGCGGGGGGCGTCGAATGCGCCGCCCGCCGTTCACCCACAGCCCCAGATCTTCGTAGATCTTCGAGACTTCGAACTCCGAGAGAGATTCACAGATCATGGCGAACTACACCGCCGCCGACGTCAAGAAGCTCCGTGAGCTCACCGGCGCCGGCATGATGGACTGCAAGAAGGCGCTGGACGAGGCCGAGGGCAACGTCGAGAAGGCCGTCGAGGCGCTCCGTATCAAGGGCCAGAAGGGCGTCGCCAAGCGCGAGGGCCGCTCCGCCGAGAACGGCGCCGTGGTCTCCGTCATCGCCGACGACAACTCCTCCGGTGTCCTCGTCGAGCTGAAGTGCGAGACGGACTTCGTCGCCAAGGGTGACAAGTTCCAGGCCGTCGCCAGCGCGATCGCCGAGCACGTCGCCAAGACCTCCCCGGCCGACCTCGAGGCCCTGCTGGCCTCCGAGATCGAGGCCGGCAAGACCGTCCAGGCGTTCGTGGACGAGGCCAACGCCAACCTCGGCGAGAAGATCGTCCTGGACCGCTTCGCGCAGTACGCGGACGGCTTCGTGACCGCGTACATGCACCGCACGATGCCCGACCTGCCCCCGCAGATCGGTGTCCTCGTCGAGCTGGACAAGCCCAACGCCGAGATCGCCAAGGGCGTCGCCCAGCACATCGCCGCCTTCGCGCCGAAGTACCTCTCCAAGGAGGACGTGCCGGCCGAGGTCGTCGAGTCCGAGCGTCGCGTCGCCGAGGAGACCACCCGCGCCGAGGGCAAGCCCGAGGCCGCCCTGCCGAAGATCGTCGAGGGTCGCCTCAACGGCTTCTTCAAGGACGCCACGCTGCTCGGCCAGCCGTTCGCGCTCGACAACAAGAAGTCCGTCCAGAAGGTCCTGGACGAGGCCGGTGTCACCCTGAAGCGCTTCACGCGCATCAAGGTCGGCATCTGAGTCCGTGCCGCGATCGGCGCGTCGGCCCGATAGGGTCGAGCGCAGTCGTCCGGTACGCCGTCACGCGGGCGCGTGACGGACGACAGCAGATCTGACGAGGAGGCCATTGCCGCGCATGGGATGCGAACGACACCCCACCGGCAATGGCCTCCTCGTATGTGCACCATGAGGAGAACGTCATGACCACCAAGGCCCAGAAGAGCGACGACGGCAAAGTGAGCGGCCGGTTTCTGCTGAAGCTGTCCGGAGAGGCCTTCGCCGGTGGCGGCGGCCTGGGTGTCGACCCCGACGTGGTGCACAAGATCGCCCGCGAGATCGCGGCCGTGGTCCGGGACGGCGCCGAGATCGCGGTCGTCATCGGCGGCGGCA
Coding sequences within it:
- the rpsB gene encoding 30S ribosomal protein S2, whose translation is MAVVTMRELLESGVHFGHQTRRWNPKMKRFIFTERNGIYIIDLLQSLSYIDRAFEFVKETVAHGGTVMFVGTKKQAQEAIAEQATRVGMPYVNQRWLGGMLTNFSTVYKRLQRLKELELIDFEDVAASGLTKKELLVLSREKAKLEKTLGGIREMSKVPSAVWIVDTKKEHIAVGEARKLNIPVVAILDTNCDPDEVDYKIPGNDDAIRSVTLLTRVIADAVAEGLISRSRVATGDKGDKAAGEPLAAWERDLLEGEKKADSDEAAEKPAEAAAEAPAVEAEAPAVEAEAPAAEAPVAEAPAAEAAPVEAPAAEGEQA
- the tsf gene encoding translation elongation factor Ts, which encodes MANYTAADVKKLRELTGAGMMDCKKALDEAEGNVEKAVEALRIKGQKGVAKREGRSAENGAVVSVIADDNSSGVLVELKCETDFVAKGDKFQAVASAIAEHVAKTSPADLEALLASEIEAGKTVQAFVDEANANLGEKIVLDRFAQYADGFVTAYMHRTMPDLPPQIGVLVELDKPNAEIAKGVAQHIAAFAPKYLSKEDVPAEVVESERRVAEETTRAEGKPEAALPKIVEGRLNGFFKDATLLGQPFALDNKKSVQKVLDEAGVTLKRFTRIKVGI